A stretch of Syntrophaceae bacterium DNA encodes these proteins:
- a CDS encoding acetate--CoA ligase family protein yields the protein MKKFLEPRSVALIGVPRASGPDSYNNAETMIRYGYEGRLFPINPNAEEIYGLKSYKSVLDLPEPADLAVISTGRDRVLPALRDCIRAGIDRVVVITQGFSDADAQGKAMQEEIVRTAREAGVRVLGPNTMGILNNFRNFTTAFMDTERPRVYPPVSVIAQTGFIQMAAPNMGYRHWGKAIDIGNGADVDVVDALEYLENDPETEIIFIYMEGVSRGAAFLETAARVTRRKPVLVFKSGRTRAGARAALSHTGSLVGEDAVFEAAFRRTGILRVNNGSELTDAVHALLLLGEMKGPRVAVLTITGAGGIMVVDACEPLGLTLADPPEGLEKELKQGIPDWIGVGNPLDIWPIGMIGGDYPGAFGKALTGFLRDPGVNGVMAILPATVSPLHQSMNLVEVCERSRRDAGNRKPVAMWVYIDVEPFLDRYEAIPGVGCFPTIEQSVRALSFCRRWHEAKNRREPRRRTFPVDRTVLEPLLAKGRERGVLLGEDALAILKAFGIPTAQGTIAADRSELEALAPRFRFPVVLKLAGNAFLHKTEWNGVITDIARPGELADAYEQLLENVRRRSPDTAVEAVQVQEQASGLEILLGIKRDPQFGPVIACGLGGIHAEVFRDVSRAMAPVDAEEAEEMLRSLKSAPLIEGTRGRPGVDRQALVDVLERLSFLALEIPDIAELDVNPLMASPEGCLAVDARIVWHGSR from the coding sequence ATGAAGAAATTCCTGGAACCGCGCTCCGTGGCGCTGATCGGCGTTCCGCGGGCCTCAGGCCCTGACTCGTACAACAACGCCGAGACCATGATCCGCTACGGCTATGAAGGCCGCCTCTTTCCCATCAACCCCAACGCCGAAGAAATCTACGGACTGAAATCCTATAAAAGCGTCCTGGATCTCCCCGAACCGGCGGACCTGGCGGTCATCTCCACCGGCCGGGACCGGGTCCTTCCGGCCCTTCGGGACTGCATCCGAGCCGGCATCGACCGGGTCGTCGTCATCACCCAGGGCTTCTCCGACGCCGACGCGCAGGGCAAGGCGATGCAGGAGGAGATCGTCCGAACCGCCCGGGAGGCAGGAGTCCGCGTCCTGGGACCGAACACGATGGGGATCCTGAACAACTTCAGAAACTTCACCACGGCCTTCATGGACACGGAGCGCCCCCGGGTCTACCCGCCCGTCTCCGTCATCGCCCAGACGGGCTTCATCCAGATGGCGGCACCGAACATGGGCTACCGGCACTGGGGAAAGGCCATCGACATCGGCAACGGCGCCGACGTGGACGTCGTGGACGCCCTGGAATACCTGGAAAACGATCCCGAGACAGAGATCATCTTCATCTACATGGAGGGCGTTTCCCGGGGTGCGGCGTTCCTGGAGACGGCCGCCAGGGTCACCCGCCGGAAGCCCGTCCTGGTCTTCAAGTCGGGGCGCACCCGGGCAGGGGCGCGGGCGGCCCTTTCCCACACGGGCTCCCTCGTGGGGGAAGATGCCGTCTTCGAGGCGGCCTTCCGCCGGACGGGCATTCTCCGTGTGAACAACGGCTCCGAGCTGACCGACGCCGTCCATGCCCTCCTCTTGCTGGGTGAAATGAAAGGCCCCCGCGTCGCCGTCCTGACGATCACCGGGGCGGGGGGAATCATGGTCGTCGACGCCTGCGAGCCCCTGGGGCTCACCCTGGCGGATCCCCCCGAAGGTCTGGAGAAGGAGTTGAAGCAGGGGATCCCTGACTGGATCGGCGTCGGCAACCCCCTGGACATCTGGCCCATCGGCATGATCGGCGGCGACTACCCGGGTGCCTTCGGCAAGGCCCTGACGGGATTCCTTCGCGACCCCGGCGTGAACGGCGTCATGGCCATCCTGCCGGCCACGGTCTCCCCGCTTCACCAGTCCATGAACCTCGTGGAGGTGTGCGAGCGGTCCCGCCGGGACGCGGGCAACCGGAAACCCGTGGCGATGTGGGTCTACATCGACGTGGAGCCCTTTCTGGACCGCTACGAGGCCATTCCGGGAGTCGGCTGCTTCCCTACCATCGAGCAGTCCGTCCGGGCCCTCTCCTTCTGCCGGCGCTGGCACGAGGCAAAGAACCGGAGGGAACCCCGCCGGCGAACATTCCCTGTGGATCGAACCGTCCTCGAACCGCTCCTCGCGAAAGGGCGGGAGCGGGGAGTCCTGCTTGGCGAAGACGCCCTGGCGATCCTGAAGGCCTTCGGGATTCCCACGGCACAGGGAACCATCGCTGCCGACCGTTCCGAACTGGAGGCCCTGGCCCCCCGCTTCCGCTTCCCCGTGGTTCTGAAGCTGGCGGGGAACGCCTTCCTCCACAAGACCGAGTGGAACGGCGTCATCACCGACATCGCCCGGCCCGGGGAACTGGCCGACGCCTACGAACAGCTCCTGGAGAACGTCCGGCGCCGCAGCCCGGACACAGCCGTGGAGGCCGTCCAGGTCCAGGAGCAGGCCTCCGGCCTGGAGATCCTCCTGGGAATCAAGCGGGATCCCCAGTTCGGCCCGGTGATCGCCTGTGGACTGGGGGGCATTCACGCGGAGGTTTTCCGCGACGTGAGCCGCGCCATGGCTCCCGTCGATGCGGAGGAGGCGGAGGAGATGCTCCGCTCCCTGAAGAGCGCCCCGCTCATTGAGGGAACCCGGGGCCGCCCGGGAGTTGACCGTCAGGCCCTGGTGGATGTCCTGGAGCGCCTGTCTTTCCTGGCCCTTGAAATCCCCGACATCGCCGAGCTGGACGTCAACCCCCTGATGGCCTCCCCGGAGGGCTGCCTCGCCGTGGACGCGCGGATCGTCTGGCACGGATCCCGCTGA